One part of the Oscillatoria sp. FACHB-1407 genome encodes these proteins:
- a CDS encoding ArnT family glycosyltransferase, with translation MLSHVKFDRQRFRVIALDLLAPLLLILLVVFDIPFGRTFEFDNDEGINLMKAFLYWKGIPLYTETWNDQPPLLTVILSAWFNIVGSSVVATRLLILGFSILLIGSFYQILKDKLGRLPALLGSLFLMLSWSYAKLSVSVMIGLPSLALAVLSVYILTLYQRYHHKILLILSGGLLALSLQVKLFTVFLIPLVVLLILIPEQAIKKADQDKQNSLSSVIKKVALWLGSVAITYLAIGGLFNSIHYDQLWQSHVEDSIKNQYDATNGVPYLLSIIRNDLDLVGLAAIATLSLFLQRRWADLFPFAWFLTALLLLLNHRPIWYHHYLLLSIPLAWLAAYGVAIAVEFFRQAEWRDWMQSLNVKRIVIPGVALILMGVAIASIPAKIASPWGRPSSQWEIVEILEQHRDQTRWVFSDRPIIPFYAALPVPPEVAVLSNKRLAAGNFTYDNLLEVLQTYRPEQVVLARRTQEIKSHRGIYRFLRQNYTRTYAKAYSRSDPTAIAEHYLIKDLPQGS, from the coding sequence ATGTTGTCTCACGTTAAATTCGATAGGCAGAGGTTCAGGGTAATTGCGCTCGATCTATTAGCTCCTCTGTTGCTGATTCTCCTGGTCGTTTTCGACATTCCGTTTGGAAGGACATTTGAGTTCGATAACGACGAAGGCATCAACTTGATGAAAGCATTTCTGTATTGGAAAGGTATTCCACTTTATACAGAAACCTGGAATGATCAGCCACCGCTATTAACAGTTATTCTGTCAGCTTGGTTCAACATTGTTGGGTCATCTGTCGTTGCAACCCGCCTGTTAATCTTGGGGTTTTCAATTCTATTAATTGGGTCTTTTTATCAAATTCTAAAGGACAAATTAGGTAGACTTCCGGCTTTGTTAGGTAGTCTATTTCTAATGCTGTCATGGTCATATGCCAAGCTCAGTGTGTCTGTCATGATTGGCTTGCCATCGCTGGCGTTGGCAGTTCTGTCGGTCTACATTCTGACGTTATATCAGCGATATCATCACAAGATTTTGCTGATTTTGTCGGGGGGCTTATTAGCCTTATCTCTACAGGTGAAATTATTCACTGTTTTTCTGATTCCACTTGTGGTCTTACTGATCCTAATCCCGGAGCAAGCGATCAAAAAAGCAGATCAAGATAAGCAAAATAGTTTGTCTTCCGTTATTAAAAAAGTGGCTTTATGGTTAGGAAGTGTGGCTATCACTTACCTGGCAATCGGTGGTTTATTCAATTCCATTCACTACGATCAATTGTGGCAATCACACGTAGAGGACTCCATCAAAAATCAATATGATGCAACAAATGGAGTGCCCTATTTACTATCGATTATTCGTAATGATTTGGATTTAGTTGGACTGGCAGCGATCGCCACGTTATCCCTGTTTCTGCAACGCCGTTGGGCAGACTTGTTTCCGTTTGCCTGGTTTCTCACGGCGTTGTTGCTCCTGCTTAACCATCGCCCAATTTGGTATCACCACTACCTGCTACTATCGATTCCGCTTGCCTGGTTAGCGGCGTATGGAGTCGCGATCGCAGTGGAATTTTTCCGTCAGGCAGAATGGCGTGATTGGATGCAATCTTTGAATGTCAAAAGGATTGTCATTCCAGGGGTGGCACTGATTTTGATGGGGGTGGCGATCGCCTCGATCCCCGCCAAGATTGCCAGTCCCTGGGGCAGACCTTCATCGCAATGGGAGATCGTGGAAATTTTGGAGCAACATCGGGATCAGACCCGATGGGTGTTTAGCGATCGCCCCATTATTCCGTTTTATGCGGCGTTACCTGTGCCGCCAGAAGTGGCAGTGCTATCGAACAAACGCCTTGCTGCTGGCAACTTCACCTATGACAATCTGCTGGAGGTATTGCAGACCTATCGCCCGGAACAGGTTGTGTTAGCCCGCCGCACTCAAGAGATTAAAAGCCATCGGGGAATCTATCGATTTTTGCGGCAAAACTACACGCGAACCTACGCGAAAGCCTACTCCAGATCAGACCCAACGGCGATCGCAGAGCATTATCTGATCAAGGATCTGCCACAGGGAAGTTAA
- a CDS encoding TIGR04168 family protein, translated as MSNQREAEQQDHIVTIAVVGDVHDQWDRDDERALKRLGVDLVLLVGDFGNEAVNLVRSIANLSIPKAAILGNHDAWYTATDWGRSKCPYDRTVEDRVQQQLDLLGEAHVGYGKLDLPHLGLSVVGARPFSWGGSSWKHDEFYRDRYGVTSFQESVEKIVGAAQQTASDTILYLGHCGPTGLGDQPEDPCGKDWQPIGGDHGDPDFEEAIAETRQLGKVVPLVAFGHMHHQLRHTKLQFRRAVHVDSKGTVYVNAACVPRIIPTEEDCLRNFTIVTLKNGLVFQVALVWLNQDFAIKSKQIFHQQPFPVVEETEELAST; from the coding sequence ATGAGTAATCAACGGGAAGCCGAGCAGCAGGATCACATTGTCACGATCGCTGTGGTTGGCGATGTTCATGACCAGTGGGATCGGGACGATGAACGTGCTTTGAAGAGGCTCGGTGTCGATCTGGTGTTGCTGGTGGGCGATTTTGGTAACGAAGCGGTTAACCTGGTGCGCTCGATCGCCAATCTCTCAATTCCCAAGGCAGCTATTTTGGGCAATCACGACGCCTGGTACACAGCAACCGATTGGGGCAGAAGCAAGTGCCCCTACGATCGCACCGTTGAAGATCGGGTGCAGCAACAGTTGGATCTGCTGGGCGAAGCGCATGTGGGCTATGGAAAACTGGATTTGCCTCACCTGGGGTTAAGCGTTGTAGGGGCGCGTCCCTTTAGCTGGGGTGGCTCAAGCTGGAAACATGATGAGTTTTACCGCGATCGCTACGGTGTAACCAGCTTTCAAGAATCCGTTGAGAAAATTGTGGGTGCCGCTCAACAAACCGCATCCGACACCATCCTTTATCTGGGGCACTGTGGGCCAACGGGGCTAGGCGACCAACCGGAAGATCCCTGTGGTAAGGATTGGCAACCGATTGGCGGTGATCATGGTGATCCTGACTTTGAAGAGGCGATCGCTGAAACCCGCCAACTGGGTAAAGTGGTTCCCCTAGTGGCGTTTGGGCATATGCACCACCAGTTACGACACACCAAACTGCAATTTCGGCGGGCGGTTCATGTGGATTCTAAAGGCACGGTTTACGTCAATGCTGCCTGTGTACCACGCATTATTCCTACTGAAGAAGATTGCCTGCGAAACTTTACGATTGTCACGCTCAAGAATGGGTTGGTGTTTCAAGTGGCACTGGTCTGGCTGAATCAAGACTTTGCTATCAAATCAAAACAGATCTTTCATCAACAACCTTTCCCAGTTGTTGAAGAGACGGAGGAACTGGCATCAACTTAA
- a CDS encoding peroxiredoxin, translating to MLSRRALLQAVWIGCIAVLCSLGAIAPAFALGGTQPPLNEPAPAFTLPTNVGDGEISLSDYQGKWVVVYFYPKDFTSGCTLEARRFQQDLPKYRDRNTEILGISADDVDSHAEFCDSEGLRFPLLADTDGSVSKAYGSWLGVASLRHTYIIDPQGILRERFLGVNPAVHSAEVLARLEELQQES from the coding sequence ATGCTGAGTCGTCGTGCCTTACTACAAGCAGTGTGGATTGGCTGCATTGCTGTTCTCTGTTCTCTAGGAGCGATCGCCCCGGCGTTTGCGTTGGGCGGCACCCAACCCCCACTTAATGAACCTGCGCCTGCGTTTACGTTGCCCACCAATGTTGGGGATGGCGAAATTTCCCTCAGCGACTATCAGGGTAAATGGGTCGTCGTTTACTTCTATCCCAAGGACTTTACCTCTGGCTGTACACTTGAGGCGCGTCGGTTTCAGCAAGACCTGCCAAAGTATCGCGATCGCAACACTGAAATTTTGGGCATCAGTGCCGATGATGTCGATTCTCATGCTGAGTTTTGTGACTCTGAAGGATTGCGCTTTCCCCTCCTTGCCGACACAGACGGTTCCGTCAGCAAAGCCTACGGTTCCTGGTTGGGGGTTGCCTCCCTGCGACACACCTACATCATTGATCCACAGGGCATCCTGCGTGAGCGATTCTTAGGAGTCAATCCTGCCGTTCACAGTGCTGAGGTACTGGCTCGGTTGGAGGAGTTGCAACAAGAGAGCTAA
- a CDS encoding nitrate reductase associated protein, with the protein MEPSQSSNLFQFEADFADSLRCIPMRVRLKLDTCGIKLKLPQWNQFTVSDRQQLLDLPCDNEADIAAYRATLQHLIQDRTGEIATDLAIDPVPAWNDPTTIPQSVQERATELSVSLSQPQWAMLAPDQRFALIKLSRSEHEHRNFLPALKEFGVVNGQESGVNGQ; encoded by the coding sequence ATGGAACCGTCTCAGTCGTCTAACTTATTTCAATTTGAGGCAGATTTTGCCGACTCTCTACGGTGTATTCCTATGCGAGTGCGTCTCAAGCTCGACACCTGCGGTATCAAGCTCAAACTTCCTCAGTGGAACCAATTTACAGTAAGCGATCGCCAACAACTGCTTGATCTCCCCTGTGACAACGAAGCGGACATTGCAGCCTATCGAGCAACTCTGCAACATCTCATTCAAGACCGGACAGGCGAAATCGCAACCGACTTGGCGATCGATCCTGTTCCAGCGTGGAATGATCCCACCACCATTCCTCAAAGCGTGCAAGAGCGAGCCACGGAACTCAGCGTTTCTCTGTCTCAACCCCAATGGGCAATGCTCGCCCCTGATCAACGCTTTGCTTTGATTAAACTCAGTCGCTCAGAGCACGAACACCGTAACTTTTTGCCTGCACTGAAGGAGTTTGGAGTCGTTAATGGTCAGGAGTCAGGAGTCAATGGTCAATAG
- a CDS encoding glutamine synthetase family protein, with protein sequence MVMEMVPTGELREDQQVNGGDAIAQFIAQLKEQKIEYVRFELPDLHGVSRLKVIPIDKVEGYTRKGLNFYGGTLALDTASMVVPNSGYHSERKYRDHLIFPDLDSLTPVPWLDNTAKVICDPYWSREEPLTVAPRYVLKTLLQKAADLGFDVMMGHEFEFYLLTAEKKPIFDGLHIFNHIRNQYVPEIDQILEYLRGSGVDIITHNCEYAPSQFEINYGASKGILGADKAFTFKNAVKEVAHRLGYHATFMSKPFAGMSGSCCHFHLSLWDRNTDANVFLDPTAEHGLSKTARAFIQGILDHAPAMLPFIGPTPNCYRRLKPHTFAPSNISWGIEDRSAMIRVKATGDEGTHLEMRAASAISNPYLTAAATLAAGLLGIQNERELQPMVDGPSEDDPSLPKFPQTLDAALEALAADSEMQAMLGQDFCNLFSTVKQFELARFHDHLTDWETNEYMDVY encoded by the coding sequence ATGGTGATGGAAATGGTGCCAACCGGAGAGTTACGAGAGGATCAACAAGTCAATGGGGGAGATGCGATCGCCCAATTTATTGCGCAACTGAAGGAACAGAAGATTGAGTACGTCCGGTTTGAGTTGCCCGACCTACACGGGGTTTCTCGCCTCAAAGTCATCCCCATCGACAAGGTCGAAGGCTACACCCGCAAAGGTTTGAACTTTTACGGTGGCACGTTGGCACTCGATACAGCTTCAATGGTCGTACCAAACTCCGGTTACCACAGTGAACGCAAATATCGCGACCATCTGATCTTCCCCGATCTCGACAGTCTCACCCCAGTTCCCTGGCTCGACAACACCGCCAAAGTCATCTGCGACCCCTACTGGAGCCGAGAAGAACCCCTCACCGTGGCTCCCCGCTATGTCCTCAAAACCCTCCTGCAAAAAGCAGCAGATCTGGGGTTCGACGTGATGATGGGTCACGAGTTTGAGTTTTATCTGTTAACGGCTGAGAAAAAACCCATCTTCGATGGCTTACACATCTTCAACCACATCCGTAACCAATACGTTCCAGAAATCGATCAAATCCTGGAATACCTGCGGGGGTCAGGCGTAGATATCATCACTCACAACTGCGAATACGCGCCTTCCCAGTTTGAGATCAACTACGGTGCGTCAAAAGGTATTTTGGGCGCAGACAAAGCCTTTACTTTCAAAAATGCTGTTAAGGAAGTTGCTCATCGGTTGGGCTACCATGCCACCTTCATGTCAAAGCCCTTCGCTGGGATGTCGGGCTCCTGCTGCCACTTCCACCTCAGCCTGTGGGATCGCAACACCGATGCCAACGTCTTTCTAGATCCCACTGCGGAACATGGGCTTTCCAAAACTGCACGAGCTTTTATTCAAGGCATTCTTGACCATGCTCCGGCAATGTTGCCATTTATTGGACCCACCCCAAACTGCTATCGTCGCCTCAAACCTCACACCTTTGCTCCCTCCAATATCAGTTGGGGCATCGAAGACCGCTCTGCCATGATTCGCGTCAAGGCAACAGGCGACGAAGGCACGCACCTGGAGATGCGAGCCGCTTCTGCCATTAGCAATCCCTACTTAACGGCAGCGGCAACACTGGCAGCAGGACTTCTGGGAATTCAGAATGAGCGTGAGCTACAGCCCATGGTGGATGGTCCCAGTGAAGACGATCCCTCGTTGCCCAAATTCCCGCAGACGTTGGATGCGGCTTTAGAGGCACTGGCAGCAGATTCTGAGATGCAGGCGATGCTGGGGCAGGACTTCTGCAACCTGTTCAGCACAGTCAAGCAGTTTGAGCTAGCTCGGTTTCACGACCATCTCACCGATTGGGAAACTAACGAATATATGGATGTCTATTAG
- a CDS encoding inositol monophosphatase family protein, giving the protein MADFWTDILTFAETTTHRVGAQLLQDFGQATASEKADGSLVTQSDQWADEELRGAIATAFPEHGVLSEEVAHIFPDTEWCWVIDPVDGTTNFARGLPLWAVSLGLLYRGTPVFGYVHLPPLGQSFHGFWYGDSGLTGPTGAFLDGQPIHASADAISPNHFFSLCARSIAVLKNPFPCKIRMLGVATYNLLTVAAGATLGGVEATPRIWDIAAIWAIIQAAGAVWHPLESEPIFPLKPGQDYGKRSFPTLVVSQPDLVPVFEPLVHFLSQK; this is encoded by the coding sequence ATGGCTGATTTTTGGACAGATATTCTCACCTTCGCTGAAACCACGACCCATCGCGTGGGAGCGCAACTGCTCCAGGACTTTGGGCAGGCAACAGCATCGGAAAAAGCCGATGGTAGTTTAGTCACCCAGTCCGACCAGTGGGCAGATGAAGAGCTACGCGGGGCGATCGCCACTGCCTTTCCAGAGCATGGGGTCTTGAGTGAAGAAGTGGCTCACATCTTTCCAGATACGGAGTGGTGCTGGGTTATCGACCCGGTGGATGGCACCACTAACTTTGCCCGTGGCTTACCTCTTTGGGCGGTGTCCCTGGGATTGCTGTATCGCGGCACTCCCGTGTTTGGCTATGTGCATCTGCCCCCGTTGGGTCAGTCCTTTCACGGGTTCTGGTATGGTGATTCCGGTTTAACCGGGCCCACCGGAGCCTTTCTGGATGGTCAGCCGATTCATGCCAGTGCGGATGCCATCAGCCCCAACCATTTCTTTAGCCTCTGTGCTCGCAGCATCGCCGTACTGAAAAACCCTTTTCCTTGTAAGATCCGGATGTTGGGAGTTGCCACGTACAACTTGCTAACCGTTGCTGCCGGAGCGACGTTGGGCGGTGTGGAAGCCACCCCTAGAATCTGGGATATCGCGGCGATCTGGGCAATCATACAAGCTGCCGGAGCCGTATGGCACCCCCTGGAATCAGAACCCATCTTTCCTCTCAAACCGGGACAAGACTACGGCAAGCGATCGTTCCCTACGCTGGTGGTGAGTCAACCCGATTTAGTGCCCGTGTTTGAGCCACTGGTTCACTTCCTGAGTCAGAAATAA
- a CDS encoding BCD family MFS transporter yields the protein MTIGNSETNLPRANTLSEIPKTTLLTMFRLGLFQLGLGMMSVMVFGVLNRVLIRELGVPATLATVILALTLFVAPARVWFGQLSDTKPLWGMHRTGYVLIGAASMAIIAFIAVQVMWQVGSNLQTQGWTGVTYAWTALLAVLFALYGMAVSASSTPFATLLVDVTDEEDRSRIVGVDWSMLIAGTSIGGIVIGILLRRVGLDAPLEVLQAAINRLFLIIPLVVFGLAWIATWNVEKTYSRYALRVGQVHNKDQITFGRAWRILTANRQTQVFFTFLIAMTMGLFMQDPVLETYGADVFNMPIGSTAMLTSFWGIGTLIGISSAGFLLAPRIGKRNTAKWGCILTTISLIWVVLAGFTGNSAPLIAALLVFGLASGVTTTGAVTLMLDLTAAETAGTFIGAWGLAQALARGMSTIAGGAFLDLGRQLTPNPVLAYSVVFGAQAAVMLLAIWLLRRVNVQEFQTNAQKAIATVLEAEMD from the coding sequence ATGACAATCGGTAATTCAGAGACAAACCTACCACGCGCCAATACCCTCAGCGAAATACCCAAAACAACGTTACTAACCATGTTTCGGTTAGGGCTATTCCAACTGGGTCTGGGAATGATGTCAGTCATGGTGTTTGGGGTGCTCAACCGGGTTTTGATCCGAGAATTAGGAGTGCCCGCAACCCTCGCCACGGTCATTCTGGCATTGACTCTGTTTGTGGCTCCGGCACGAGTCTGGTTTGGGCAACTGTCTGACACCAAACCTCTGTGGGGAATGCATCGCACAGGCTATGTATTAATTGGCGCAGCTTCTATGGCAATCATTGCGTTTATTGCGGTGCAGGTGATGTGGCAGGTCGGGAGCAATTTGCAAACCCAGGGATGGACAGGTGTCACCTATGCCTGGACTGCCCTCCTCGCCGTTTTGTTTGCGCTATATGGCATGGCGGTAAGTGCCTCCTCGACTCCCTTTGCAACCTTGCTGGTGGATGTCACTGATGAAGAAGACCGTTCTCGCATCGTCGGGGTGGATTGGTCAATGCTGATCGCAGGAACCAGCATTGGTGGCATTGTCATCGGTATTTTGCTCAGACGAGTCGGACTGGATGCCCCATTGGAAGTCTTGCAGGCGGCGATTAACCGTCTATTCCTGATTATTCCGCTGGTGGTCTTTGGTTTAGCGTGGATCGCCACCTGGAACGTGGAGAAGACTTACTCTCGCTATGCCTTGCGGGTGGGTCAGGTGCATAACAAAGACCAGATTACCTTTGGTCGAGCATGGCGCATTTTGACAGCTAACCGCCAAACGCAAGTCTTTTTCACGTTTCTGATTGCCATGACAATGGGGCTTTTCATGCAAGACCCTGTCCTGGAAACCTACGGAGCCGATGTGTTCAACATGCCCATTGGTTCCACGGCAATGCTCACCTCTTTCTGGGGTATTGGCACGTTAATCGGCATCAGTAGTGCTGGTTTTTTGTTAGCTCCACGCATTGGTAAACGCAATACCGCCAAGTGGGGATGCATTTTGACAACCATTTCCCTAATTTGGGTAGTGTTGGCAGGCTTTACCGGAAACTCGGCTCCCCTGATTGCAGCATTGCTCGTGTTTGGCTTGGCATCCGGTGTAACCACAACTGGAGCGGTGACCCTGATGCTCGATTTAACCGCAGCGGAAACCGCAGGCACGTTTATTGGCGCGTGGGGATTGGCGCAAGCCCTGGCACGAGGTATGTCTACGATCGCCGGAGGCGCATTTTTAGATCTGGGTCGGCAACTAACCCCTAATCCAGTGCTGGCATATTCGGTGGTTTTTGGCGCACAGGCGGCGGTGATGCTGCTGGCAATCTGGCTGCTGCGTCGGGTCAACGTGCAGGAGTTCCAGACCAATGCACAAAAGGCGATCGCCACTGTACTCGAAGCTGAAATGGATTAA
- a CDS encoding aldo/keto reductase, giving the protein MQTLTLGATGPTVPPLCIGTWAWGDKLFWSYGKDYNADQLQGAFDEAIASGVNFFDTAEIYGFGESENLIGQFMQRSQQPVYIATKYFPVPWRFTADAVAAALTASLRRLKLPTVDLYQVHQPFGFLMSQETLMNALADEVKQGRIKTVGVSNYSAAQMREAHELLAKRGVPLAVNQVQYSLLARQIERNGILDTARELGITILAYSPLAQGLLTGKYTAENYTEPTGARRLNPRFSQEGLTKLTPVLKVLQEVGDRYQKTPAQVALNWLIAQGNVIPIPGAKTAEQARQNAGAMGWSMTDEERAQIDQVTRDW; this is encoded by the coding sequence ATGCAAACCCTCACTCTTGGCGCAACCGGCCCTACTGTTCCCCCGCTCTGCATCGGCACCTGGGCATGGGGCGACAAACTGTTTTGGAGCTACGGCAAAGATTACAACGCTGACCAGCTACAGGGGGCGTTTGATGAGGCGATCGCCTCTGGTGTGAATTTTTTCGACACGGCTGAAATCTACGGCTTTGGTGAGTCAGAGAATCTGATCGGACAGTTCATGCAGCGATCGCAGCAACCTGTCTACATTGCAACTAAATATTTTCCAGTGCCGTGGCGGTTTACGGCAGATGCCGTCGCCGCTGCCCTCACCGCCAGTCTGAGACGGTTGAAGCTGCCCACGGTGGATTTGTATCAGGTACACCAACCCTTCGGCTTTCTCATGTCGCAGGAAACCTTGATGAATGCCCTTGCCGATGAGGTGAAGCAGGGCAGAATCAAAACCGTTGGGGTGAGTAATTATTCCGCTGCACAGATGCGTGAGGCACACGAGTTGCTGGCGAAGCGGGGCGTTCCCCTGGCGGTGAATCAGGTGCAATACTCTCTGCTGGCGCGGCAGATTGAGCGTAATGGCATCCTGGATACGGCTCGTGAGTTAGGTATTACGATCCTGGCTTATAGTCCATTGGCGCAGGGTTTGCTGACGGGCAAATACACCGCTGAGAACTATACTGAACCGACAGGGGCGCGTCGCTTAAACCCCCGCTTTAGCCAGGAGGGATTAACGAAACTGACTCCGGTGCTGAAGGTGTTGCAGGAAGTGGGCGATCGCTACCAGAAAACTCCTGCTCAGGTTGCCCTCAACTGGTTGATTGCTCAGGGCAATGTGATTCCCATTCCAGGGGCAAAAACGGCAGAGCAGGCACGGCAAAATGCTGGCGCAATGGGTTGGTCAATGACCGATGAGGAGAGAGCACAAATTGATCAGGTGACTCGCGATTGGTAG
- a CDS encoding methyltransferase family protein, whose protein sequence is MKLFTDWGFTRQGWRQGQRGEYWVVAQAVLFIAMFFVPVYQPVPISLEPVARYVLWAIALALGLFALILLLKGLLDLGKSLTPLPYPREDGQLVQTGVYGIVRHPLYSGLILGVLSWAVFNLSLSHAIASLVFFVFFNAKANQEEQWLSEKYPDYAAYQQRVKKLIPWVY, encoded by the coding sequence ATGAAACTCTTCACGGATTGGGGGTTTACCAGACAAGGATGGCGGCAGGGGCAGCGAGGTGAGTATTGGGTAGTGGCGCAGGCTGTGCTGTTCATAGCGATGTTTTTTGTGCCTGTCTATCAACCTGTGCCGATTTCCCTGGAGCCAGTGGCACGGTATGTCCTGTGGGCGATCGCCCTTGCTCTGGGGCTATTTGCCCTGATTTTGCTCCTCAAAGGCTTGCTCGACCTGGGTAAAAGTCTGACTCCACTTCCCTATCCCCGTGAGGATGGTCAACTGGTGCAAACGGGAGTTTACGGCATCGTGCGCCATCCCCTCTACAGTGGTTTGATTTTGGGTGTTCTAAGTTGGGCAGTGTTTAACCTCAGTTTGTCTCACGCGATCGCCTCTCTGGTGTTCTTTGTCTTCTTCAATGCCAAAGCCAATCAAGAAGAACAGTGGCTCAGTGAGAAGTATCCGGACTATGCGGCTTATCAGCAACGAGTTAAGAAGTTGATTCCGTGGGTGTATTAA
- a CDS encoding TMEM165/GDT1 family protein — protein MLTAFTAGLLLITVSELGDKTFFIAVVLSMRHSRWLVFTGVAAALAAMTILSVVMGQAIAFLPALWVDIATIALFAIFGCKLLYDASRMPDRPGVTECQEAVEMVDKSIINRRKQQWGVFAEAFTLTFLAEWGDRTQFATIALAADQSALGVTLGAILGHMICAAIAVLGGCLIAGRISERTITGLGGALFLLFAAIAWVELQWV, from the coding sequence ATGCTAACTGCTTTTACGGCTGGTCTTTTGTTAATTACGGTGTCGGAGTTGGGCGATAAAACGTTCTTTATCGCGGTTGTGTTGTCGATGCGTCACTCACGCTGGCTTGTCTTTACAGGAGTTGCAGCGGCACTGGCAGCGATGACGATACTATCCGTTGTGATGGGACAGGCGATCGCGTTTTTGCCAGCGTTGTGGGTTGACATTGCCACCATTGCCCTGTTTGCCATCTTTGGTTGCAAGTTACTCTACGATGCCAGTCGTATGCCAGATAGACCGGGTGTGACGGAGTGTCAGGAAGCTGTTGAGATGGTAGACAAATCCATCATCAATCGCCGGAAGCAACAGTGGGGCGTTTTTGCGGAGGCGTTTACTCTGACGTTTCTAGCCGAGTGGGGCGATCGCACCCAATTTGCGACGATTGCACTGGCAGCGGATCAGTCGGCTCTGGGAGTAACGCTGGGAGCGATTTTGGGACACATGATCTGTGCGGCGATCGCGGTTCTGGGGGGATGCTTGATTGCCGGACGCATTTCAGAACGCACAATCACGGGTTTGGGAGGTGCGCTGTTCCTGTTATTTGCGGCGATCGCCTGGGTCGAGTTGCAGTGGGTTTAG
- a CDS encoding aldehyde oxygenase (deformylating), producing MPQLEVISDIDFRSEAYKDAYSRINAIVIEGEQEAFENYQRLAELLPNDKDQLISLSKMESRHKKGFQACGRNLEVDPDMEFAREFFADLHRNFQEAAATGKIVTCLLIQSLIIECFAISAYNIYIPVADDFARKITEGVVKDEYLHLNFGEEWLKANFEESKAELEEANRQNLPLVWRMLNQVEHDAHELGMEKEALVEDFMISYGEALSNIGFTTRDIMRMSAYGLAAA from the coding sequence ATGCCGCAGCTTGAGGTTATCTCAGATATTGACTTTCGCAGTGAAGCCTACAAAGACGCCTATAGTCGAATTAATGCGATTGTAATTGAAGGCGAGCAAGAAGCTTTTGAAAATTATCAGCGTCTCGCTGAGCTTCTTCCAAATGACAAAGATCAACTGATCAGCCTGTCTAAGATGGAGAGCCGTCACAAGAAGGGCTTTCAAGCCTGTGGACGGAACTTAGAAGTCGATCCAGATATGGAATTTGCTCGTGAGTTTTTTGCTGATTTGCATCGCAACTTCCAGGAAGCGGCAGCGACTGGCAAAATTGTGACTTGCTTACTGATTCAATCCCTCATCATCGAGTGTTTTGCAATCTCGGCTTACAACATCTACATCCCTGTAGCAGATGACTTTGCTCGCAAGATCACAGAGGGTGTTGTCAAAGACGAATATCTCCACCTCAATTTTGGGGAAGAGTGGTTGAAAGCCAACTTTGAAGAGTCTAAGGCAGAACTGGAAGAGGCAAACCGCCAAAACCTACCTCTGGTATGGCGCATGCTGAACCAGGTTGAGCACGATGCTCATGAATTGGGCATGGAAAAAGAAGCCCTAGTTGAAGACTTCATGATCAGCTATGGCGAAGCTCTGAGCAACATCGGGTTTACCACTCGCGACATCATGCGGATGTCAGCTTACGGGTTAGCTGCGGCTTAA